From the Amia ocellicauda isolate fAmiCal2 chromosome 21, fAmiCal2.hap1, whole genome shotgun sequence genome, one window contains:
- the prkcha gene encoding protein kinase C eta type, producing the protein MKFNGYLKLRIGEAVDLKPTTFSLRHSVLFNKSTFLLDPYIVVKVNEVKIGQTHTKQKTNRPTYNEEFSHNVHDGKKVELAVFHDAPIGYDDFVANCTIQFEDLIQTSNTEETFEGWVDLEPEGKVYIVISLTGSFTDDDATLSVRAFRQFTRKRQGAVRRRIHQVNGHKFMSTYLRQPTYCSHCRDFIWGVFGKQGYQCQVCTCVVHKRCHQLIVTACPRMKKPAKEEATNQGFSINVPHKFNMHNYKVPTFCDHCGSLLWGLVKQGLHCKICKMNVHIRCKGNVAPSCGVNSVELANRLAEMGLQAGGLSKRNSMSSNGTGVDTRGRRVSEKDHRSVSPDSEGRRLALTDFTFLQVLGKGSFGKVMLARLNGSERVFAVKVLKKDIILQDDDVECTMTEKRVLSMAGSHPYLTQLYCCFQTSDRLFFVMEFVNGGDLMFHIQKSRKFEEARARFYAAQITSALMFLHEKGIIYRDLKLDNVLLDKDGHCKLADFGMCKEGIFEGVTTGTFCGTPDYIAPEILQEMQYGPSVDWWALGVLLYEMLSGHAPFEAENEDELFESILKEEISYAAWLSIDAVHILKAFLTKNPARRLGCISAEGGEGAILVHPFFKEIDWERLNLREMEPPFRPRIKTAEDVNNFDPDFTREEPTLTPIEDPMIPSVNQEEFRHFSFTAPELLDV; encoded by the exons ATGAAATTCAACGGCTATCTGAAGCTGCGCATCGGGGAGGCGGTGGACCTCAAGCCCACGACCTTCTCGCTGCGCCACTCGGTGCTCTTCAACAAGTCCACCTtcctgctggacccctacatcGTGGTGAAGGTGAACGAGGTGAAGATCGGCCAGACGCACACCAAGCAGAAGACCAACCGGCCCACCTACAACGAGGAGTTCAGCCACAACGTCCACGACGGCAAGAAGGTCGAGCTGGCCGTCTTCCACGACGCGCCCATCGGCTACGACGACTTCGTGGCCAACTGCACCATCCAGTTCGAGGACCTGATCCAGACGTCCAACACGGAGGAGACCTTCGAGGGCTGG gTGGATCTGGAGCCTGAGGGGAAGGTGTACATCGTGATCTCTCTCACCGGCTCCTTCACCGATG ACGACGCCACACTAAGCGTCCGGGCCTTCAGGCAGTTCACCCGGAAGCGCCAAGGTGCTGTCCGGCGCCGGATCCACCAGGTGAACGGACACAAGTTCATGTCCACCTACCTGAGGCAGCCCACCTACTGCTCCCACTGCCGGGACTTCATCTG GGGGGTGTTCGGGAAGCAGGGGTACCAGTGCCAGG tgTGTACCTGTGTCGTGCACAAGCGATGCCACCAGCTCATCGTCACGGCGTGCCCCCGCATGAAGAAGCCCGCCAAAGAGGAG GCCACCAACCAGGGCTTCAGCATCAACGTCCCCCATAAGTTCAACATGCACAACTACAAGGTGCCGACGTTCTGCGATCACTGTGGCTCGCTGCTCTGGGGGCTGGTGAAGCAGGGCCTGCACTGCAAGA TCTGCAAGATGAACGTGCACATCCGGTGCAAGGGCAACGTGGCGCCCAGCTGCGGAGTAAACAGCGTGGAGCTCGCCAACCGGCTGGCCGAGATGGGGCTGCAGGCGGGGGGCCTGTCCAAGCGCAACTCCATG TCCAGTAACGGTACCGGGGTGGACACACGGGGCCGGCGGGTCAGTGAGAAGGATCATCGGAGTGTCAGTCCAGACAGCGAGGGACGTCGACTGGCTCTCACGGACTTCACCTTCCTGCAGGTGCTGGGCAAGGGCAGCTTCGGCAAG GTGATGTTGGCGCGGCTCAACGGCAGTGAGCGCGTCTTCGCGGTGAAGGTGCTGAAGAAGGACATCATCCTGCAGGACGACGACGTGGAGTGCACCATGACTGAGAAGAGGGTGCTGTCCATGGCCGGCAGCCACCCCTACCTCACCCAGCTGTACTGCTGCTTCCAGACCTCG GACCGGCTCTTCTTCGTCATGGAGTTCGTGAACGGCGGGGACCTCATGTTTCACATCCAGAAGTCACGCAAGTTcgaggaggcccgggcccgctTCTACGCTGCCCAGATCACCTCGGCGCTGATGTTCCTGCACGAGAAGGGCATCATTTACAG GGATCTGAAGCTGGACAACGTGCTGCTGGACAAGGATGGGCACTGCAAGCTGGCGGACTTTGGCATGTGCAAGGAGGGCATCTTTGAGGGCGTCACCACGGGCACCTTCTGCGGGACGCCGGATTACATCGCCCCGGAG ATCCTGCAGGAGATGCAGTACGGGCCCTCGGTGGACTGGTGGGCCCTGGGCGTGCTGCTGTACGAGATGCTGTCGGGCCACGCGCCCTTCGAGGCGGAGAACGAGGACGAGCTGTTCGAGTCCATCCTGAAGGAGGAGATCTCCTACGCGGCCTGGCTGAGCATCGATGCAGTGCACATCCTCAAGGCC ttccTGACGAAGAACCCCGCCCGCCGCCTGGGCTGCATCTCAGCCGAGGGGGGTGAGGGTGCCATCCTGGTCCACCCTTTCTTCAAGGAGATCGACTGGGAGAGATTGAACCTCCGTGAGATGGAGCCGCCTTTCAGACCCCGGATC AAAACGGCCGAAGACGTGAACAACTTTGACCCGGACTTCACCCGGGAGGAGCCCACTCTGACCCCCATCGAGGACCCCATGATCCCGTCCGTCAACCAGGAAGAGTTCAGACACTTCTCCTTCACCGCCCcggagctgctggatgtgtaG